The Planctomycetaceae bacterium DNA window GCTGTCGGGATTTATCTGATGCCATTCTCTTTTCGCCACGGCAGCTTCCGATTTTTCGATGTCGAGTTTTACTTCCGCTTCTGCGACATTCGCCTGCGCCTGCTCGACCGCCAGTTCGTAATCTTTCGGCTCTATGCGAAATAACTCCTGACCGGCTTTGATAACTCCGCCGGCTCTGAACAGCGGATTGAGCAAGACAACTTTTCCCGCCACCTGCGGCACTATCTGCACCTGCGATTTTGGTTTTACCGTGCCGTACCCATTGATTACCATTTCGATATTCCGCGGCGAGACAATGGATGTCTTTACAAGCGGAGCGACTTCAGGATAACTCTCTTTTGCAGGCGACTTCTTTATCGCTATCATTATAATTGTCAGCAATACGCCCGCGATGATAACAATCGCTGAAATTGTAAACTGCCGGTGCCGTTTGCGGAAGTTCGTAAACTGTTCAGATTTAATTTTTAACTGCTGCAGCAGCCGCTGCTGTGCATTTTTTAATTTTTCTTTATCCATTTCTTTATCCCGTCCAGTCTCCGCCTAAAGCGAGGAACAGATTAACTCTTGCGTTCCAAATTTGACCTTTAAGTATAGCAAGCGAATCCTCCGCCGAGTTTCTTCGGCGTTCAGTCTCAAGAACCGTCAGCAGCGTTTCCACGCCTCTGCTGTACCGGTCGCGGGCAAGTATTTCAGCGGCCTTTGCCTCGTCGAAACTTATTTGCGCGTATTGCAGCCGTTTGCGCAGCAGGTTTTCCGAAGCGGCCTGATCTTCGACTTCACGCATCGCCGTTACTACCGTTTTTGCGTATTGGGCGGCATGTTGGCTGAACAAAGCTTTGTCGTATTCGACCTGCGCTTTTAGTTGTCCGCCCATAAATATCGGCTGCGAAATACTCAACAGCGCCGAATAAAGCCACGCTTCATCAACGAAAATAGAGTCCGAAGCATTCGACCTCCAACCCATTGAGCCGGTGAAAGTCAAACTCGGATACATATTCGCGATGCTCTGTCCGATTTTTTCATTTTGTGCTTTTAATTTAAATTCAGCCGCGACGATATCCGGCCTTCGCTGCAATAAAGTCGCCGGCAGTCCGACAGGTATTGTCTGCGGCAAAGGCAAATCGGCTATCGTATCGCTTATCGGTTTGGTTTTGCCCGGCTGGACTGCGATAAGAACATCAATCGCGTTTTGCGCCAGACGCAGCGACAACTCATAATCAGGAATCGCACTTTGCGCAGCGGCGTAATTTTGTCGTGCCAGCCGAACATCGACAGGGCCGACAAGTCCGAGCTTGTATCTGTCTTCGACGATATTTAGAGTTTTGCCGAGACTTTCAGCGTTCGACTTTGCGATTGCCAGTCTGTTTTGCATCGCCGCGATGTTTATTCTGGCGTTGATTACCGAAGCAATCAGCGAATTTATCACCGCGTTCTTGTCAGCTTTCGACGCGAGCAGTTTATTATATTGCGATTGTTTCGCGTGCCGCAGTCCGCCGAAAAGGTCGAGCACGTAACTTACGGAAAAAACATTTGTGTATGTACGTGTCTTTGTAACTCTGCCGGTTTTTTCAAGCGCAGAACCGGGCGGTCCTGAATTTTGTCGCAGTAATTGACTGTCCGAATTAGCTGTAACGTGCGGCAATAGTGCTCCGCCTGCGATTTTGTATGTCGCCTCGGCCTGAAGAACCTGCGCAGCGGCTATTCTTATATCGTAATTTCTCGCGATGGCTTTTTCTACAAGCTGATTGGTAGTATCATCGTTGAATCTTTCCCACCATCTGCCGGGATTGTTCGAGTCGGAGCTGTATGAAGCGTTCTCAAACGACCAGCCCGCTTTATCCGCGATGGTTTCCTGACGATTATATTTCGGCCCGACCATACAGCCGGTAAGAAAAATACCGCTCGTGATCAAAACAAAATATATTTTATTTTTGAACTGCATAGTTTCTGCACAATCCGCTGACAGCTTCGTATGAAAATTCGATTATATGTTCAATTCGCTGCTGAAGCG harbors:
- a CDS encoding efflux transporter outer membrane subunit; translation: MQFKNKIYFVLITSGIFLTGCMVGPKYNRQETIADKAGWSFENASYSSDSNNPGRWWERFNDDTTNQLVEKAIARNYDIRIAAAQVLQAEATYKIAGGALLPHVTANSDSQLLRQNSGPPGSALEKTGRVTKTRTYTNVFSVSYVLDLFGGLRHAKQSQYNKLLASKADKNAVINSLIASVINARINIAAMQNRLAIAKSNAESLGKTLNIVEDRYKLGLVGPVDVRLARQNYAAAQSAIPDYELSLRLAQNAIDVLIAVQPGKTKPISDTIADLPLPQTIPVGLPATLLQRRPDIVAAEFKLKAQNEKIGQSIANMYPSLTFTGSMGWRSNASDSIFVDEAWLYSALLSISQPIFMGGQLKAQVEYDKALFSQHAAQYAKTVVTAMREVEDQAASENLLRKRLQYAQISFDEAKAAEILARDRYSRGVETLLTVLETERRRNSAEDSLAILKGQIWNARVNLFLALGGDWTG